A genomic stretch from Mastacembelus armatus chromosome 12, fMasArm1.2, whole genome shotgun sequence includes:
- the mphosph9 gene encoding M-phase phosphoprotein 9, protein MSTDDSISEDVSSSGALSHCHVGDGGKESETSLVSSEGTSASGRAVSEDRHTTSQITVESRHMDITPACNKIRSLCLNTNEAFEQGKNLPFINPSSLETLRALVQEIQSSGETDPEIWKDCEGRWLHLFQLVEKQYQEQILAQQEQYQCQIQLIQDEIKALVQLQNRQAGVLPHAELTPASVTKTTTDTKDYIFPLISSDCAVRTNVPSVNDRLAAPAHTPFSSPSPPLHISEASNQGEERATTVLSSGYGTLSAWDTVLEPAGSLGEDEDGSQEREKHHWSSNFQEDTKTAVTGGQQEFPMERTPGEKELSPLADQQKTSGTSQFLTSWAQRQKLRPKKSKGQASSHIQEQPLSPGESHQQNPLESTDSQDQHRPAGRLSSSFPLRRSDSLMSEASGLTYWRLNESELYHPLPDSFDSSAYLLLQEASIKLSPSQEPRLSLREIYQNRQRTDWEGSVTSSPSSPQVLTLDPAATMRQSDRTSGFTSPSHFSSPSFATQPLLYPRVGTPVTPDSMVECSPNPGDTDCISDTSSVSAAGPSPSKVQSSWGNPSQAVLSTSRDKTQPSHTVSQQRRASAPLASEEEASHTHTSTLKPPPGSGATLRPASNPHGEGASSLEDPVVLSLLRQNLREKHSRHVADLKAYYESEIQILRDKLKLRELPQDLEKSNQVLTERCRHLEKALADATSRIQELEATNSLLEKKLAEWPERYAVAGATVKSLQQRLEESKRSAKEKDALAGRLKSRVRQLEEAAQKACREADDKEARREREYKMLQDLLTEYDALTKEHEGVKNNLVSTENKLVEANDQISEMKRVISKLESQVKQLEHENQARARYASHSNTQASGAGLFHHPDLLLSPSKAEPGVTRRKSSGLHSDQLNGSRKSPFPHTNQSHKSAYTLNDQSSGTGSSVDVGGSWRCASPPECEQSLPQTRHQEQRETGRSEGSCALTPMMRALIELEETRATQSRAPWAGSQQRATVGFVERRHKEVIQERVQLRADREVVKPGGAASGTERESGPRNRSGAERAAAVLRAQRSLSPESHRSSSLPPPGQRNTPTATPTKRETLLTPMSAKSSPKRCPTENYSTAFGHVMPREEHLLKRFDGQAEQRCHSFHSSSPRKRLQFTSADREDDLQQPESSGGGNAPEGNSQLGWEEQGGCSGLDPQDTYGDSSPLLLDKLQSLAEAEKLFDELTQEKLQIEAALSRMPGAGGRVSLQTRLDEVALENRLERLNRELGHIRMTLKRFHVLRSSANI, encoded by the exons ATGTCCACAGATGACAGTATCTCTGAGGATGTGTCCAGCTCTGGGGCTTTGAGCCATTGTCATGTTGGGGATGGGGGTAAGGAGAGTGAGACCTCTTTGGTGTCCTCTGAAGGGACATCGGCCTCTGGGCGCGCTGTCTCAgaggacagacacacaacctcCCAAATAACTGTGGAGAGCAGGCATATGGACATCACACCAGCATGCAACAAGATCAG GAGTCTGTGTCTGAATACAAATGAAGCATTTGAACAAGGGAAGAACCTTCCATTCATCAACCCAAGCTCCCTCGAGACCCTTAGGGCCTTGGTGCAGGAGATTCAGAGCAGTGGAGAGACAGACCCTGAGATCTGGAAGGATTGTGAG GGCCGATGGTTGCATCTGTTTCAGCTGGTAGAGAAGCAATACCAAGAGCAAATACTTGCTCAGCAGGAACAATACCAGTGCCAAATACAG tTGATTCAGGATGAAATTAAGGCCCTGGTTCAGCTCCAGAACCGCCAGGCTGGTGTCCTGCCACACGCAGAGTTAACTCCAGCTTCAGTGACCAAAACTACCACTGACACAAAGGACTACATTTTCCCCCTCATCTCCAGTGACTGCGCAGTCCGTACAAATGTGCCAAGTGTCAATGACAGACTGGCTGCCCCTGCCCATACCCCTTTTAGCTCCCCTTCACCTCCACTCCACATATCAGAGGCCTCCAACCAAGGAGAGGAGCGGGCGACCACAGTGCTCAGCAGTGGCTATGGGACTCTGTCTGCATGGGACACAGTTCTGGAGCCTGCCGGGTCTCTGGGGGAAGATGAGGATGGTAGCCAAGAGAGGGAGAAGCATCACTGGTCCTCTAACTTCCAGGAAGACACAAAGACAGCTGTAACTGGGGGCCAGCAGGAGTTTCCCATGGAGAGGACTCCTGGAGAGAAGGAACTAAGCCCATTAGCTGACCAGCAGAAAACATCTGG CACCAGCCAGTTCCTGACCTCGTGGGCCCAGAGGCAGAAACTCAGGCCCAAGAAGAGCAAAGGACAAGCTTCATCCCACATCCAGGAGCAGCCGCTCAGCCCCGGAGAATCCCACCAACAAAACCCACTGGAAAGCACAGACTCCCAGGACCAG CATCGACCGGCAGGGCGGTTGTCCAGCTCCTTTCCCCTGAGGAGGAGTGACAGTCTGATGTCGGAGGCGTCAG GCCTCACGTACTGGCGGCTGAATGAGAGTGAACTGTATCACCCGCTACCGGACAGCTTTGACAGCAGCGCTTACCTCCTCCTGCAAGAGGCCTCCATAAAGCTT TCCCCATCTCAGGAACCTCGGCTGTCTCTCAGAGAGATCTATCAGAACAGACAAAGAACGGACTGGGAAGGCTCTGTAACGTCCAGTCCTTCGTCACCACAG GTGTTGACCTTGGACCCAGCAGCCACTATGCGACAGTCAGATCGAACCTCTGGCTTCACTTCACCCTCTCACTTCAGCAGCCCCTCGTTCGCCACTCAGCCCCTCCTCTACCCCAGAGTGGGGACCCCTGTGACCCCTGACAGCATGGTGGAGTGCAGTCCCAACCCTGGAGATACAGACTGTATCTCTGATACCTCCAGTGTTTCAGCTGCTGGACCTTCCCCCTCCAAAGTGCAAAGCTCATGGGGAAACCCGTCCCAAGCAGTCCTGTCTACCTCCCGGGATAAGACCCAGCCCTCCCACACAGTCAGCCAGCAGCGTAGAGCCAGTGCCCCCTTAGCCAGTGAAGAGGAAGCCAGTCACACCCACACCAGCACCCTGAAGCCTCCTCCAGGCTCTGGTGCTACTCTGCGACCTGCATCCAATCCACATGGGGAGGGAGCTTCATCACTAGAGGATCCTGTTGTCCTCTCTCT aCTGAGGCAGAACCTGAGAGAGAAACACTCCCGACATGTGGCTGATCTAAAAGCCTATTATGAGTCTGAGATCCAAATCCTGCGAGACAAACTCAAACTCAGAGAGCTGCCTCAGGATTTGGAAAAGAGCAACCAGGTCCTCACAGAGAG GTGCAGGCACCTAGAAAAAGCTCTGGCTGACGCCACCAGTCGCATTCAGGAGCTAGAAGCAACGAACAGCTTGCTGGAGAAGAAACTG GCAGAATGGCCGGAGCGGTATGCTGTGGCAGGTGCTACTGTGAAATCCCTGCAGCAGCGACTGGAAGAAAGCAAACGCTCGGCCAAAGAGAAAGACGCCCTGGCAGGTCGTCTGAAGAGCCGTGTGCGGCAGCTGGAGGAGGCGGCGCAGAAAGCCTGCAGGGAGGCAGACGACAAGGAGGccaggagggagagagagtacAAGATGCTGCAGGAT CTGCTCACAGAATATGACGCCCTGACGAAGGAGCATGAGGGAGTGAAG AACAACCTGGTGTCAACGGAGAACAAGCTCGTCGAGGCCAATGATCAGATATCTGAGATGAAGAG AGTCATCTCGAAGCTGGAGTCTCAGGTGAAGCAGCTGGAGCATGAAAACCAGGCCAGGGCCCGTTATGCCTCCCACAGTAACACACAAGCCTCGGGGGCTGG TCTCTTCCATCATCCTGACCTGCTGCTGTCACCCAGCAAGGCGGAGCCTGGCGTCACCCGCAGGAAGTCATCCGGTCTTCATTCTGACCAGTTGAATGGCAGCAGAAAATCACCGTTCCCCCACACTAACCAGTCACACAAGTCAGCGTACACTTTAAATGATCAGTCATCAGGAACTGGAAGCTCTGTGGACGTTGGTGGGAGCTGGAG GTGTGCTTCTCCTCCGGAGTGCGAACAGTCTTTGCCTCAGACCAGACATCAGGAGCAGAGGGAAACCGGTCGGAGTGAAGGATCCTGTGCCCTGACGCCCATGATGAGAGCCCTGATCGAGCTGGAGGAGACCAGAGCCACACAGAGCCGGGCCCCCT GGGCCGGCAGCCAGCAGAGGGCCACGGTGGGTTTTGTGGAGCGGAGACACAAAGAGGTGATTCAGGAGCGAGTCCAGCTGCGGGCGGACAGAGAGGTGGTGAAACCCGGAGGAGCCGCATCCGGAACCGAGCGAGAATCAGGACCGAGAAACCGCAGTGGAGCAGAAAGAGCTGCGGCTGTGCTGAGGGCTCAGAGGAGTCTGTCTCCAGAGAGTCACAGATCATCCTCACTGCCTCCTCctggacagagaaacacacccacagctACGCCCA CAAAGAGAGAAACTTTACTCACGCCCATGTCTGCGAAGTCCAGCCCTAAACGCTGCCCCACTGAGAACTACTCCACCGCGTTCGGTCACGTGATGCCACGAGAGGAACACCTGCTCAAAAG GTTTGATGGACAAGCTGAGCAGAGGTGTCATTcgttccacagcagcagccccagGAAGAGGCTCCAGTTCACGTCAGCAGACAGAGAAGATG ACCTTCAGCAGCCAGAGTCCTCCGGTGGTGGGAACGCTCCTGAAGGGAACTCCCAGCTGGGCTGGGAGGAGCAGGGTGGCTGTAGTGGACTGGACCCGCAGGACACCTATGGGGACTCGTCCCCCCTTCTCCTGGACAAACTCCAGTCCTTGGCTGAGGCTGAGAAACTGTTTGATGAGCTGACGCAGGAGAAACTGCAG aTCGAGGCAGCTTTGAGCCGGATGCCTGGAGCAGGGGGCAGAGTGAGTCTGCAGACCAGGTTGGATGAG GTGGCCTTAGAGAATCGTCTGGAGAGACTGAACCGTGAGCTGGGACACATCCGCATGACCCTGAAGAGATTCCACGTCCTCCGCTCCTCTGCCAACATATAG